ACTTAGTGCTGCTAACTTGTAATGTCTAAAATGTTGGCTGATATGCAGGCAGTGACATTTTCAACATTTGTGAACAACTTTCAGCGGTTCCTCCTGGTAGGTGACTAATTATAGCAGATAATATACAGTTAGTGCTTGTTGTTATTGATTAATACtgaattttcttttgcattttaccttttttttaaacacttaGTCCAAGAAATTCTGATGTGCTGAAGCTCTCTTCCTGCAACAAAAGATTGGCTCCCAttaattttcttttttgttttcccATGGCTGATAATTTTTCTTAAGAAAGCAAGGATTTTGCTTGGTGAATGTCAATTTCCTAGAAGGATATTGAGTCTTTAAAAACCGTCAAATATTTAGCATGTTTATTACCCCCCAGGATTGAGGGTTTGGAGGTTGAGTAATTGATGGCTATACCCAAGATGACATTTTTTTGTGCATATTGGAGGATTCCAGAGCTGAACTGTTCATATTTTGCACCAAAATTGCAAACGGgagattgttttgtttttttaaaaagagatagagcgcggaaacaggccgttcggcccaccgagtccacaccgcccagcgatccccgcacattgacactatcctacacaccctagggacaatttttacatttacccactcaattaacctacatatctgtacgtctttggagtgtgggaggaaaccgaaactctctgagaaaacccacgcaggtcacgggaagaacgtacaaactccgtacagacggcgcccgtagtcaggatcgaacctgagtctccggcgctgcattcgctgtaaggcagcaactctaccgctgcgccaccgtgttttaAAGGCTGCAGGGGAATCATTTGtggatatttaaaaatataactgaGTTTGGGTTTGAGTCGTATTGCAATCTTGGGTCATTGTAGCAGAGTGAGTTTGGCTTTTAATATCTCTATCAAATAACTCAACATAAACATGGAGCTTGGGTTATATGTATTGTGTAGATTTCTAAATTGTACAAATAACATTGTTCCCATTTGCTTTTTCAGGCTGATGCCCCAAATGCAAGTCTTATTCCAGACGCTGACGCAGTTGGTGTGACTGTGGTGCTCATCACGTGCACGTATAGAGATCAAGAGTTTATTCGCGTCGGCTATTACGTGAATAATGAATATACTGATCCTGAATTAAAGGAGAATCCACCAATGAAACCAGACTATGCCAAAGTAAGAGCCGCGGAAATTCATTGTTTTTGTAGTTTGAAAACAAAATTGAAAGTCACTGCTTTTAAAATCAGTATACCAATAGCAAACATTTCTAGTGAATACCTTGCTAATCCTATTTGCTCTGTGGCCTACATGGCTAGAGAATAAGAACACTGAATAGGACTTGAAACTGCTAGATTTTTGAGACATTCGGACAATTTCTTTTCAGCAAGTAAAAGTCTGCTGTATGCATCCCAAAGTGCAGGATCCGTATATTCGATGCCCTATGTCTCTCGATTGCTTCATTGCCTTGCTCATTCATAGGATCATAAATGGTCATTGGGAGATTACCGTTTGGGCCATTGAATCCGTGCCAGTTCCTAGCAGAGTAATTTAAAGGTTTTCCTCCCTTGCTTGTATTTGCCCCAAACCTtctagaaaacagaaaataggtgcaggaggaggccatttggcccttcgagccgcaccactattcattgtgatcatggctgatcatctacaatcagtgacccgtgcatGCCTTGAATTCtgtccttgatttttttttttaaggcaacTTCCATCTTCACATAACGTATCTAAGCAAGTTGTTAAATCTACTTTGCCTCAAGGGGAACAACCAGGCCACCTCCAGTCTTGCCTTGGAGCCTGGCCAGTATTTCAGAATAAGGAAAGGAGTCCTCCAAGACTCTACCTTTTAAAGTCATATGCAGATATAGCTCTTCACTACTTAATAGCCCATTTATTTGATGCATTTAATATAAATTGACATTGTTCCATTTAATTTTGCCAAAATAATGTGCCCTTTTCAGTGAACCCAGTTTTTGACAGTCCTGATGAAGCTTGGTCAGGGCAACTCTTCCAAAATTGGACTTTGCATTCGTAGTCCTGGaacatctgcccccccccccttttatcAATGAATACTTTTGAAGTGAGGTAGTCAGATGCATGGGAACAGGCCAACCATCAACCAAACATTACGCTAATTCTACATTTATTCTCATCAAAATCCAGATTCCACTGCTCCCtacatactgggggcaatttacagaggtcaataatgagcatctttgggatgtgggagaaacctgAGAACATGGAGGAAATCCATATCTCACaaatggaaaatgtgcaaactagtGACTCACCTGAGTTCAGGGTTTaatccagatctctggtgctgtagttcGACCAGCTGTGCTGCTGCCATTCAATCCTTGGATCGTTTGTCTATCCAAAGGCAGACTGGACCTCCCCCCACCCTGTCTAGAAACAGTCCTGTCTAGAAACCGAGTCTTCATTTTCTTCCCTCGCTGTATCAAGTAGCACGTTTGTATTTTACCGTGGCTAACATTCATGCTTTTGCAGATGATGGCTGGGAGCACTATGGCATTAAAGGTGCATTTGAACACAGGCCGCTAACTTTGATAACTTTAATATGTGTGAATAGTCTAGTTATGATGTGTGCATTGGTATCACCGGCGCTGAACCTGTTTTTCTCTCCTTGCTCTCTAGCTCCAGCGAAATATTTTGGCTTCAAATCCAAGAGTTACAAGGTTCCACATCAATTGGGAAGGCGTTAGTGAAAAAATGGAAGATATTGAGAATGTTGACCCAAGTTCAAATGCAATGCTTCCTCCCACCTGTACACCCCTGAAGGGACTTGGCGCAGGAGGTGCACTGAGTATAGTTCCGGAGAATTCAATGGACTGTATGTGAAACCACCTGGTGACTGCATTGAAATGGACGATATTTTTTTACCCAGGTGTTTGTTAGCTTTTGGATTAAATTGAAAGGAGTATCTGTCCTACTTCACTATCCCAGATGGCATTAAATCAGCAAAAGGAGTGCAAGGTGTGCCAGTTCCCATTCTGGGTCCACAACAATTGCAGTGGTTATAACTGCCATCGGTGATTTATGGTGAGCTGGTTTCTTTTGCCCAAATGATGGTTGTTGGTAAAATTCAGTTGGTGTTTGTTGTAAATTAGCCAGAAATAAATGTGTAACTGCAGAACTTGTTTGTGGTTTTGTTTATGCTGTGCAAGTCCAGGACAGGTTTGGGGTAAGGGGCAGGGTTGGATAAGTCTGGTTTGTTGAATGTGTTTAATGCCTCTAAATTAGAACCAAAAGCTGGTCATTTTGAGAGCTTCAGTTACCTACTGACTAGATGAGCTATTGCCACTTTGTGGTCTCAGCAATGATACTTGGAACTATCAAAAGATGTGGAGTTGCCATATCCAACAATGCAACTCAGTGTAATATAACCTGGGAGTTTAATTTGGTTGTATGAATATCAGCTTCCCAGTGAAATTGTCTTCAGAATCTTTCTGAGGAAACTATTTTGTAACTTTTAATATGTACTTTGTAAATCGTGATCCAAACCTACTTGCATTGACTCTATTAGACGAGAGaattaaaaatgtttaaattcAAAAGACAAACTTTATAAAATATTGGTTCTGAAAACTGCAACCATTTTTTTTACAAATGTTAGTGACGTAGAATTGTATTGTCTTGCTTTGCCTGAATAAAAGCACTTGTAAATGCATTTGTGTCTTTGAGGTGTACTGTGATACTCTACCTGTGTAAGGAGTTCCTTCAAAGATTCTTTATCACATTAACCCTGGTGGGAATACTGGTATTTTGGATTATTGTTTCTGTAACAAATGACATAGTAAATTAGAAACCAATTCTCTGGTGACAAGGTTCACTTTTCATTTGGTAAGTTTATTTGTATAAATCCTTATCTTTTgcaataacttttttttaaacctaacATTTTGACAATTGTCATTCCAAAATTCTGGGACCAGAATAGCAGCATACAAGTCTATCTAGAGCTCAattcattttgtttattttcacaggtacagtgaagttttttttttgctgcatgctatctagtcagcagaaagactatctttgattacaatcaagctgtccagtgtatcaataaagggaataacacttagtgcaagatAGTCTAATtagagatagtctgagggtctccaatgaggtagatgatagctcaggactgcttttGAGTTGGTGATggatgttcagttgcctgataacagcttggcagaaactgtccccgaatctagaggtatgcattttcacacttctatgcctcttacctgatgggaggggagaagaggtagtgcctggggtgagactggtccttgattatgctggcagccttgctgaggcagcgtgaagtgtagatggagtcaatttaAGCGAGGCTTGTTTGCGTGATGgtgtgggctgcgtccacaatttctatgcaatttcttgaggtcttgaatggagctgtacCAAAACCATGCTATGGTGCCtcctaataaaatgctttctacggtgcacttAAGAAGTTCGAGTTGTTGGAGACGTGGCAAACTTCCAAAGGCTTCTAAGAGAGGAGAGATGTTGATGTGCTTGGTCAAACAtcatcaaaagtgtttaattgtcatatgtaccaaaacagaacaatgaaattcttacttacagcagctcaACAGGTTTGCAAATGCAGTACTCAATAGATGACATAACAAACAAAATAATTCAATACATCAAACCCCCAAtacagtgcaaaacaaaagccgACACTCCCAATCTTGtttctctggggaaaaaagaagGATCTCTGACCAACTGTGCTGCCATTAGTTTTCCAGAACCTCTTGAACTTATGCAAGGTGGAAGACCATCTAAAACATGCACTGCCCACTTCACCCATCACTCTTGCTATAACTCCCAATCTGACTGTACCTTGATTTTAAAATGctcatttttattttcatatcCATTCCAATTCTGTAACCTCGTCCACCCTTGGCATCCTCTGAAACTACTTGTCTCTTTCAATTCTGGCCTCTCAGTCATCCCCTATTTATTCACTATCATTAGTTGCCATTTGCCTTGGCTTTATGCTGCTCTGCAGTTCCACTATACCCTCCCTGCCcccattttatgcacctctaccgCACCCTCCTCTCCCAATCTCTTTAAACCACTTTTTTAAACTAATCTTTTGGAAACATTTGACTCGGTGACAAATTGTATATGATAATTGTCCTGTGAAGGCGCATTGGACATTTTACCAGAtattcttctatactcaatgcaatATAAACCCGTATATAACATTTTCCATACTTTAAAACATATAGACCCAAGGTTAGCctaatgcatctgccatgtaccCCCACAAGAGCAATATATCTTTCACCTGATTTGGTGCCCTGAACTCTATTATCCTAAGTAGGGTGCAACAGCTTTATCTAACTGTAACATGGCTATCAGCCTTTACATTCCACGCCTCTTgagataaaggccaacattccatttggctTTTTGTGATGTAATAGAAAGACAGTAGGCAAATGCTGTCTGACATTCATGGTAAttagcaccattttcaagtctccAATCAAGCTATGGAGAAATCTACACCCAATTGTGGAGTCTTTTCCTGGCCAATATAGAGTATGCAGTCTCTCTCCATAGAGTTCAGAGGGCTTAGATATAAGTTTATAGAATTTAGGCACCCTGAACCAGAGTTTAACCAGCTAAATCACTACGGCTTGCCAAGGCTTCTTTCCGTTGGTTATCCATTCTTCTGATGGACAAATCTGATTATGAAGCAGTAGGTAAGTAATGGTTGTCAaattatttatgtgggattcttCTGATAGATTGGTCTGCTCACTAGACCATTGGGTTAACCCAGGGTTATTCTCCTGATGGGCTATGCTGCTCCTTGGATACCAGTGTTTAGTTGTTTTTCATATGAAAATGGTGGAGGGAAGAGAGCATGACAATATCGAAATGGTTGAAGCAAGTGCTAATGGCTGACTAAAAACATTATGCCAAGAGGCAAAGCATTTTGATGTCGAGGCAAAACACCGTTGACTGGCTGAAAGCATGATGTCAGAACATTAATCACAAAGAGTGGCATcgattccgcagggctcggtgctggggcctctACTCTTCATGgtttatatataaatgatttggatgagatgagggaattgaaattttgcagatgatacgaaggtaGGTCGAGGGTAGgttgtgtagagaaagcaggatccctgcagaaggacttggacgggTTGGGGGAGTAGCAGACGaagtacagcatagcaaagtgtagagtcgtgcattttggtagtaggaataaaggcgtagattattttctaaatggggagagaattcagaaatcagaggtgcaaagggacttgggaatgctggtggaggattcccaaaaagttatttTGCAAGTTGAATCTTGTAACGAGGGCGAATGCAATGCTCACATTTTGAGAGGGCTACAATATAAAACCAGGGATGTAGTtagtgctgaggctttataaaccACTGGTcacactgcatttggagtattttgagcAGTATTGGGCCCCATAtgagaggaaagatgtgctggctttggagatgtTCCAGAGGCAGTTTGCgcgaatgatcccaagaatgattggTTTAACTTATGTTGAGTGTTTGGCGGCACTGGACCTCTAGAGGCAGAgattgactggttcttgattagtacaggtgtcgggaatTATGGggcgacggcaggagaatggggttgagggcaaagatagatcaagcgttattgaatggcagagtagatttgatgggccgaatggccttattctgctcctagaacttgcgaATTTGTGTCGCAGAATAGGGACAAAGTAACTAATATTTGTTTGTAATCCTGacagacaaggaactgcatacgcttgagtcttgagcaaaaaacaagtactggagcaacacagtgcttctgtggagggaatgtgcaggcaatgtttcaggaggGACAGTCGGCAgactgatgggaggggggggagctggaaaggAGTGGTgggggcaagtgatgggtggctaAGTTTAAGGGGTGGTTGAATTGATTGATAGATAGTTAAGAGTACATGATAAATGCTAGAGGCTAGAAGGATGCAAAaaaagtgtcagataaggaaagaggagggaaatggacaggcggagGGAGGTATATGTGTGGAATATAATGGGGAGGGGAGACTGGTGAAAGAGGATAAAAGGAATATGGGGAACTCTGGGATTACTCATCTCCCATTTCAGAGTCCCATAACTACCCTCTCCCACATCTGGTATCTCTGGCTTAACATTTCACTCTTCTGACACTATTTTATCTCCTCTTCACCTCTACTCTTTATCATtaactccatccatctgccaatgaaatccctctcacctgtatGCACCATCACATGCTGGGTTTTGGCCTGTCCTAACCTCACTTTAGCAGCTTTCTTTCCCGCCCAGTAagtccaatcagtctgaaaaagggttccaacctaaaatgaagtctgtccatccctccacagattctgcctaaaATGCTCAGTTCTTCGAGCACTTTGTtttaatcaagattccagcatcagcagtttattGTGTCTGAGTTCTGTCATCActtaatagtgaaaggcctggatagagtgaaggtGGAGAGACTAGGACTGGAGGCCATaggcttagaataaaaggacctacctttagaaaggagatgagaaggaatttcttgagtcagagggtgatgagtcaggaattcattggcactgacggccgtggaggccaagtcaatggatatttttaaggcagggattgacattcttgattagtacgggtgtcaggggttatggggagaaggtaggagaatgtggttgagagagagaaagataggtcagccatgattgaatggtggagtagacttgatgggttgcatGGCCTTATTCGGCTGCAAGACCTTGtgaacactttgttttttgcttgcAATCCAGATTTGGGCGCACAACATTGTTGGCATGAGTTCAAATTCCAACATCTCAGCTCGAAAACTGAAATTGACAATGGAGTAGGATGGAATTACACGTTAGTATCATTAATGATGATTTTTAAAAACAGCAACTAGTGATTGAAAAAACCTCTGATCCAGTCTTGTGCTGTCAAGGAGGGAAATCCACCCTCACTTCACCCAGTCTATACGTGACGCCGGGTCCATTGTGATACGTgatgtgggtaggaaggaactacagatgtgtcggaaagaactgtagatgctggtttaaatcaaaggtagatacaaaatgctggagtaactcagcgggtcaggcagcatctctgaagagaggcaataggtggcgtttcgggttgagtcttcAGGGTCTGACCAGTAACttgactcattccttctctccagagatgctgcctgtcctgagttactccagcattttgaattgaatttaatatGCTGGAGTGGTtttctcttgtagctggtgatgtcTTAtaagcccttccacactgaagatgagtcattagctgagaacttgctcctcaacttctcagagtacttttccttggcagctctgattcctcttctcaacttgtacttggcctgcctgtagaggtctgcatccctgctcctgtaggcctcatctttagactggcagAGCTGTCTTGAGTTCTGCTGTAAACAAGGCTTGTCGTTGTTTAACCTTGTCCGGATCCTAGGGGGAAATGCAgctgtcctcacaaaagctggTATTTGATGTCCCAGTGCCTGTAtattcatcgaggcttgtggttgcatccctgaacacattccaattttgtgtctatctttggtgatgtgtgatacaccgatcagccataacattttgaccacctgcctaatatgctatttgtcctccttgtgcagccccatacgcagcagggtgtgatgcactgtgtgttgtgacacattcctcccgtgaccaccgttaacattttcgtgacttgtgccacagtagaccttctgtcggttcggaccagatgggatagccttcgttgcccttgcgcatccctgttgccggtttgtggtttgtcccccctcggaccactgtcggtaggtaccactgctgaccgggagcaccccacaagccttgccgtttcagagatgctctgacccagtcgtctggccataacaatttggcccttgccaaagtcgctcgagtctttactcctgcccatttctcctgcatccaacacatcaacttcaagaactgactgttcacttgctgcctaatatatcccaccccttgacaggtgccattgtaacaagataatcaatgttactcatttcgcctgtcagtggtcataatgttttggctgatccatGTATATTGTGACAAGGCCAACCTCTGAAGTTTAAGCCACAGTTTTAAGAGAAGTTATGAATGAATAAGTGAAAGCATTGCCCAAAACaaggaataaataaaataaatatcttGCCATCATTGGCAAGAGTAATGGGCGGGGGGCGGGACCTTGCGGGTGATTGACGGGTGTTCAGCCAATCGGCAGGGAGGGTGGCCGGGGTCGGAGTGACGCGTTGGGCTGTCAGCCAATGGCGGTGGAGGTGGCCGTCGTCCTGGCGACGGGATTGTGGGGCCTAGTGGAGGGCTGAGCCTGAGTGCGCCGCGGGCATCGCTGCCGCCGCCAACAACAACATGGGCCTGGcctcctcctccccccgcacGCCTTGCTCGCTCGGCGCCGCCCCTCACTCCGTCAGCTGCAGCTTTATATAGCGGGAGGCACGGAGAGGCAGGCCGCAGCCACCGGCGCCCCGGCCGGCTGCTGGCGCAGGCTGTGCTTTGGTGCCGCTCAGACAgatgtggaggtggaggggggacggGGCGAAGGTGAGATGAAGCTCTGGCGGCTGACGAGCCGCGAGTGGACCAAggacagcaacagcagcagccccAGCATCGTCTTCAAGGACCACATTCCGAAGGGTCAGGAATTGGAAACCGGTGCGTTCCAGGCGTGGGTTTGATCaatggaggagggtgggagggagggagggagagacacagaatactggaaggagggagagatacaatatactggaaggagggagagacacaatatactggaaggagggagagatagaaccctggaaggagggggagacactatcctggaaggagggagagacacctggaaggagggagagatacaatatcctggaaggagggagagatacaatatcctggaaggagggagagacacaa
This is a stretch of genomic DNA from Rhinoraja longicauda isolate Sanriku21f chromosome 37, sRhiLon1.1, whole genome shotgun sequence. It encodes these proteins:
- the LOC144610504 gene encoding histone chaperone asf1b is translated as MAKVQVLNVVVLDNPSPFNNPFQFEITFECIEDLPDDLEWKIIYVGSAESEEHDQVLDSVLVGPVPAGRHMFVFQADAPNASLIPDADAVGVTVVLITCTYRDQEFIRVGYYVNNEYTDPELKENPPMKPDYAKLQRNILASNPRVTRFHINWEGVSEKMEDIENVDPSSNAMLPPTCTPLKGLGAGGALSIVPENSMDCM